From the Clupea harengus chromosome 15, Ch_v2.0.2, whole genome shotgun sequence genome, one window contains:
- the lft1 gene encoding lefty1: MASLPVFCALCVALLVIVEGFSQEDMKEAMLQKLGLGEVPRIHKRDLENLVIPAHIKNKYLSMLKLHNKRRRRALPSLAGILRGIPGNADISGEFIYSDASRQRIVFDMNARIPANSEVTMAELKLYKIAQRKHSMKEKKNHRPVNNARVSIYWVDVVENGSNRTSVVDSRLIPIHETGWISFDVTQAVHYWSKTQQKKPMHLEVWIEGERPGSYAAEMAKGVHFTTQDPSENAMGRPELVLYTLNLDEFGSSGDCETNKDTCCREKYFIDFRALTWTQYWIIEPAGYEAFRCTGGCKQPKRNYGYGERKCTVVESAPLPMMYLVKKGDYTEIEVAEFPNMIVEKCGCTMDNISVV, translated from the exons ATGGCTTCTCTCCCCGTGTTTTGCGCTCTCTGCGTTGCGCTTTTGGTCATTGTGGAGGGTTTCAGTCAGGAAGACATGAAGGAGGCGATGCTGCAAAAACTGGGACTAGGTGAGGTACCCAGAATCCACAAGCGGGACCTGGAGAACCTTGTCATCCCGGCACACATCAAAAATAAGTACCTATCCATGCTAAAACTGCACAACAAGAGACGGCGTCGCGCTCTGCCCAGCCTTGCCGGAATATTGAGAGGCATCCCTGGAAATGCAG ATATCTCTGGTGAGTTCATATACTCTGATGCCAGTCGTCAGCGAATAGTCTTTGACATGAATGCAAGGATACCAGCGAATAGCGAGGTGACCATGGCTGAACTCAAACTGTACAAGATAGCCCAGCGAAAGCATtctatgaaagaaaaaaagaaccatCGACCAGTGAACAACGCCAGGGTCAGCATCTATTGGGTGGATGTCGTGGAAAACGGATCGAACAGAACATCAGTTGTGGATTCAAG GTTGATCCCCATCCATGAGACTGGCTGGATCAGCTTTGATGTGACTCAGGCTGTCCACTATTGGTCGAAAACACAGCAGAAGAAGCCCATGCACCTGGAGGTGTGGATCGAGGGCGAGAGACCTGGCAGCTACGCAGCGGAGATGGCAAAGGGTGTCCATTTTACCACCCAGGACCCGAGTGAAAACGCCATGGGGAGACCGGAGCTGGTTCTTTATACCCTCAACCTTGACGAATTTGG gTCAAGTGGCGACTGCGAAACCAACAAAGATACATGTTGCCGTGAGAAGTACTTCATCGACTTCCGTGCCCTTACATGGACCCAGTACTGGATCATCGAACCAGCGGGATATGAGGCGTTCAGGTGCACGGGAGGGTGCAAGCAGCCCAAACGTAACTATGGTTACGGAGAACGAAAATGCACAGTGGTTGAGAGCGCACCGTTGCCCATGATGTACCTCGTCAAAAAGGGGGACTACACCGAGATAGAGGTGGCGGAGTTCCCCAACATGATCGTGGAGAAATGTGGGTGCACAATGGACAATATTTCTGTTGTATGA